The DNA segment CCTATGATTGTGAATATTGTTGGAGCTTCCTGTAAAAGGAAGGATTCTCTTCTGAAACTACATCATGAGAAGGTAGTAAACAAAATACAGAACCATGAAATTTCTACAGGAAAGGGCAAGAATCAAGAAATCAATTTAGCTCGACCAGGTGATACACGTTGGGGTTCCCATTATAAAACTTTAGTCTGTCTTTTTGACATGTGGGATTCAATAGAAGAAGTGCTTAAAACTACACATGTGGATGGCTATGATGAGAAAAGTCGAGGGAGTGCTGGGAATGTGCTTGCAAAAATGGTGACATTTGAATATTTTGGGAATGACAAATGAATTGTCACAAATCCTACAAGTAAAGGGTCAAAATTTAGGAAATGCTATCCGTATGATTCAATTGGTGAAAAAGAACTTGGAAGCATATAGGGAAGACGGTTGGGATAATCTATTGAAAGAAGTCACTGATTTTTGTAATGCACGAGAAATAGACGTATCTAATATGGATGATGTCATTAAATTTCGTGCTAGACGTCTTATTGATGGAGTACAAAAGACGTATTACCACCATCTTCATACAGACACTTTTTTGAAGGTATTTTATTTCTCttcatttatataaattataatgaaataatatgaatgacatatttaATCATTTCATGAACTATTTTATTATAGGTAATTGATGATATTTCTGGATCATTAGACAAACGTTTCACCGAGGCAAGTTCAGAGCTACTTAGGTGCATAACATGTCTTGATCCTTCTGATTCTTTTGCTACTTTTGATCATGAAAGACTGCTTTATTTTGCTGGGTTGTATTCGGAAGATTTTTCCTCCTCTGAGTTGATTGAGCTTCACCATCAACTTAAAAACTACATTACTGATGTAAGATTGAATAAAGCATTCTATGGTCTTCGTGATATTGGTGAGCTTGCAAAGAAGTTGGCGAAACACAAATGTCACACCACTTATCGTTTGGTTTATCGACTTATCGAGTTAGCATTGGTCTTACCTGTTGCAACAGCTACAGTTGAAAGATGTTTTTCTGCAATGAACATTATCAAGACGGATTTGCGCAACCGAATGGGAGATGATTTGCTTGGAGATTGTTTGATGTGTTATATTGAGaaacaaattttcattaatATTGATCATGAGCTGATTTTGCAAAATTTTCAGAATATGAAATCTCGAAGAATATTCTTGCCACCTATTGATAGTTCTAAAGTTGTTAATAGGTTGTTGCCTTCTGCTAATAGGAACTAATTAGCGGTGTATTTTTTTAACTACCTTTTATTGGAATTATTGGTATAGCTACTACTTTTTATATCGTTgcttttttttacgtttttgctTGGTGTAAAATTGGGCGGCTCAGCTTGGTGTTAAATTGGCTCCCCCAGCCGAGCAGCTTTGTATTCGCCACTGCCCAGGGATGAGAAGGGCCCCAATTATAATAATGTATAATACTATTGTAGgcttttaaattatacttgattaaattcaaaaaaaaaaattatactttgATTAAAAACATTGTCATCATATTCTTTCCAAATTATAAATGTTggcattattattataaaaaaaaccgttggcattaaattaaattaaaaaaaaatatacttgatTAAAAATATGGGCATTAGTTACTAAGCAGTGTTGTCAAATTTTCTAATTTACCTCGTATTCTTTCTAAATTTCCTAATAAAAATGCTGGACATCAATTCTCTAATTTATGTGAGAGTCTTTCCATAATTATCCCTCCCACCATTAATCCTaataaaatttctaatttatctcTCTCTCCTTTAATCACATTCCAATCTCAAAATATATTAGATGGTAATATTATCATTCATCTTCGGTTCATCATCAATTCATCAGCTATATAATCAATTATGTTCTCGAATCACCTCACTGTGAAACTTTCAattgctaatttttttttctttgagaaactctATCAGATTCTGATTTACTTGGTCTTCAAAAGCAATTTGGGAGAAACGcatcaaaatcttccaatttcaagaacttagcCGGTAAATCCCGTCAACTGATAAGATTTTCAcatttggtttttcatttttctgttatcaTGCTTTGTGTCCTGAagagcataaaatctattagaactatttcataatttattaaatttgagaattttatctaaaaatgctCACAGACATAattttgtataagaaattggGTATTTAAAggaatataaaatgttttttcatatgaaatgtttttattagataacaaaaaaatgtcatttttaagTAATCTTCTTTTTATACAGTTGACTTTTctactttattttttacttgtatttatttattagagCCCCACTTGGTAAATCGTCCATGAGCTtctaaaatctcaggatcggTCCTGAAGTACCCAACTTATCAAGATTTGTGGGTGCTTGACGGACGGCTACAATTCTTTTCTCTAGTAAGAATCAAACTACTGATcattttttgtataatttaagTGATTAAATTATCTGTTGgccctcaaaataaaaatttatttttagctttatataaataaaaagtacagtaaatttaaaataaagttCATTTACAAATAGCTCACACGTTATGTGAGCTGTATAAGTTCCTAAACGCACAAGCCAAAGGCTACTCACACAGCGTGTGGGTAGCATTCTGATGTTTCTGCCCAAAATAAGTTAATTCACATGACGTGTGGCCCGACCAACAGGCCGTGTGAAGCATAAAACGACACTCAAGACATGTGCAAAATTTTTAACCCGGGTCTATATGTGGAATAATTGCTAAGAATAGcatttttctaaggaaaaatcCGATGATAAACCCATAAGCACTAGCCCCTTCCAGAATCCCTTGACAGATCAGGACGGAATCCCAAAATAGATAAACACTAGCATAACCTCCCCTACTAATactagggtaaattacacctatgaccactgaacttgacccattttaacattatggacATTGagcttcaattcttaacggtatgaccactgaactttacactttttaatattggTGGCAACTccattttaactaactcctcaaaatgaccgttaacaacatcaaaatcaaaatattcaagaattaaaattgctcaGAACAGTATTTACGatgaaccacattttttattttccaaaatcacctttgttggagctttctctctaaaaattcatactctctcctaaccaaacaacacctaaatgatatCAAAACGAAagttttcaagaattaaagttccttagaatatcattaactattcaatttttttatatttttgagaccttcaacggtcgttttgaggcttGAGTGGCCATttgtgttaaaaagtataaagttcagtaTCCATgccgttaaaaattgaagttcagtagttACAATgttaaaatatgtaaagttcagtggcaatGAGTGTATTTACCCTAATACTGGGCCTTATTTAAAAAGCCAAACCAATCACACAGTTACACATGTCCACCTTCATCCTTCCAATCTCACTTACCCTACCATTATTAGAGGCGGTAAAAGAATACATGACCTGATtaaacgacacgaaatcgacacgcAAATTTAGTGTTTGGGTTAGCTTAGTAGGTGatgtgtcatttttggattGATATGAAACTGACACATAAATTTTTGAGTTGGGTTAGAGTTGATATGCTAACCCGAAAACaacacgaatatttaaaattattgttacattttctcgtatttttatatgtcattttattaataaagataataaaattataattattagttgGAAATATAATTTGAACCTCCTAACATGATATTAACGGACTTTTCAATAGTTGGTGTTAACATAGTAatataaaaatgacataaagtatttaaaaatagtatcatattttcttatatatgtaaaaGTTAATATTTCAGAGAGTGTGCAGTTGTGTGCCTAAGACGAAAAGGGATTTTTTGCAAGCTGTCAAAGTCTTTGAATCCGGTAAGTCAGTCTCAGCAACTATTCTTTGCTTGTATCCATTCAATAATAAGTCAATGAGATGGGATGAGATTCGTTCTCTTACCCAGGGTTTCACATCCAACAAAAAGTAATTCATGATCTGATATGCACTCGCAGAGGCGTCTTGGCAAATAGGGATGCCGGGAACGTTCAAAAATTTCTTATCGCGCATCAAAAGAAAATTGCATCGGAATCAGGGAAGGCAGATTCAATAGTTGCCTCACAACTTGCCTATTCGATAACATCTTCTCGTGAGATATCTTACCCGACTTGGATACTTTCTTTACCCGGCTTTCTTCTGCTTATGAACCCTAGGCTTTAGGATTTCTTTCCCGGGTTAGGCCACCTCACCTAGAAATGAAATCACAAACCCATATTTATGCTTTATTCCATTCATAGCTTTGTGTCCCCTTCcatgcttatatatatatatatatatatatatatatatatatatataaaaggtttATGGTGTGGCAATGAGCTTATAGTGTGACATAATAAAACTACATTTGGTAAGAAATCTCAACACAAAAACACGCTAACCTAAACGCGATTCCAACAGAAACACACCTCCTTCCTCCTTGAGAAAAAAACGCTATTCAAACCTTCCTTCTTCACCATTATCGATCGATTTTCTTCTACTCAGCTCACACATATCACCAATTTTATTATCTAGCTTCTTCACCAATTTTctgagatttatttaatgtagACTAAAGTAAACATGTATTCAGTTAATCAACAATGACAACTTTAATGAAACATATAACGTGCATTATTTATATTCAAACAAAAAGTGAttaatatttcatttaattttctattttacagGATGAAGCCTCAAAAGCAAACTGATTTCAAGAGAATACTTTATTATTCCGAATTACTGATCCCTTGTTTCAAAAGAAAGCATGTATTGTTCCAACTAGAATTTCATATTGTTCCAAGGGAAATACTTAAATGTTTTTAATATaacatgtttttttaaaaaaaaaaaattacttgttCCAAGATAATCATTACATCGAAaagaatacttatattgttctcATACATATTCTTATGTTGCATTAGACATGTATAAAtgtcattaacttttattttctttgtatttatataaaagcaagatttGTTTTAATTACTGCTCCtcttgttccaacagaatacttatGTTGTTCAAAAACAAATCTTATATTGTTCTAACAAAAACACTAATATTATTTTCTGTTTCAACATTATTCTTATATTGTACAATCCAACAGAATACATACATTCTTCTACTAAGAATCACGTATTGTTCCAACGGAATACATTTATTGTTCCAACATACATACATTGTTCCATGATGCCCCCgctcatttttttagaattttcatttatttacgACAGCCTCCCTTCATTGTCACATtataaggcttgtcacaccataagaaatctgtcacacctgatctcttctctatatatatatatatataacataattACAATGTAACCAGAATTCACGAAAAGAGTTGCATTCCTGTTGCATTCCAGTTACATATAACATAATTACAAAAGAGCTGCGTTCCTGTTTAATCTTTTATTGCAGTAGGACTCCAATTATGTTTCCCAGTTTGATCTTTGATTAAAATATCACTATGTATGAATTCATGAATTTGCAATATTCGATGTGTAATGCACTTCTTTTCAATTCAATGTGAAATAGGCCTTCTGTAGCCATCGCAGTTGTATCCGTTTTTTCAATTGCACCGGAACTAAAATGCCTTATTTTCCCCCCATAAATCAAACATTGTGCAATGCATCAGCCGAGGCTGAAACGTTTACTCGAGCTTCGTTTATGTTCTGTATTACTGTATCTGCTAGTTACTACATCTTATTGTCAGTGATTTCTCATCCTTTAAagacattatttatttatactaattcttttttttttctgatcTCTATTGTTCTAGTTATCATAGTtggtttttttgtatttttaattttgtttatctTTCCATGTCAGTATGTTAAAGCGTCGTGAAGACTGTAAAATTAAGCAGAACCACTTGATTGCCATAGTAATGGAAAAGCTTATTTTATCATAGGGCTAGCTTATGCAGATAGACTcttcttttcattctttattaTTTCAATATGGTAACTCATGTAACAACTAAGGAATTGATTATTTATACTCGTGATATcagaatttaaattatgtaagaTGTATGAATTTGTACTTGGAAACTTATTTTACAGTCTGCAGATTTAGTTTTATGTACAGGCTAATTGTATTTCCTTGTCAAATCCCTCTTTACTGTATTTGCAGAGTGTGGCAACAGCTATCCTGATATACACAAAGAAATGGAGAATGTGTGCTTTTAAACCCACCATAAACAATAGTATTGGATTGCATAGCATAGGGATATGAATGACGCTTTATTTGAATTGCCAAATTCTTCAATAACATTATTTGTCAAATCCAAAGTGCTTGTTTGGATTTCAAAAGGAGAAAGAATAGACATGTCCATTCTTTTGGAGGAGATGGTTTCAGGTATTATGGAGGTGTTGTGATTGCAATCCCAAATTTATGATCTTGTATGGTGAATAAAATCAAACTCCAATTGCATTGAACACTAGTACAAATCTTAAAGCTAACTTAGAAACTGGAGTGAACATTAAAAGATAATTTATTTGGTACTGATAATGTTTAAATGGAAGTAAGAAATGAAGTAGGAGGTGGAGGCATTGGGATATCTATTGTCCCTTCTAACATTAATACAACTTTTTTCATTGAAGGACGAAGAGACGGCTCATCAAGGGTGCACCAAATTCCAACTTTAATCATTCTATCAACATGTTTCTTGTCCACCTCATCGATATCTGTGATTAGTTTATTTATCCCATCACCCACGAAACAATCGTAAATGCATTCTACCAGAATACTTTCATCATCACCAACACTATAATCTACATTCTTTCTGCAGCATGTGATCTCCAACAACATGACACCGAAACTATATATATCAGCTTTAACTGTCACTGGCAAATTTCTATGCCACTCTGGTGCTAGATATCCCCTTGTTCCTCTTATTCCTGTGAATGTTTTTGTTTGCTCTTGCTTTAACAACTTCGCCAATCCGAAATCAGATATTTTTGGACATCGAAACTCATCAAGTAGTATGTTCTGTGGTTTAATATCGCAATGGATGATTTGAGTCTCGCACTCCTCGTGGAGATAGAGGATGCCTTTTGCTATGTTTCTTGCGATTTCCATTCTCTCTACGAAGCAAGGCCTTTTTTCAGGTGAAAACAGTACGTCAGCAAGAGAACCACTGCTCATAAACTCATACACCAACAGTCTATTCGGACCTTCATTACAATAACCGAGTAGCTGTACCAGGTTCTTATGATGGGTTTTACCAATTACTTTCATCTCTGTCTGGAACTCTCTTTCTCCTTCCTCTAAAACTTTTTCCAACTTCTTCACTGCTACAACCTTCTGAGTGTTTGGTATTACCCCTTTATAAACAGCCCCAAATGCACCTCTGCCAATTTTCTCCTTGAATCCATCAGTCACTGTCTCTAGTTCTTCATACCTGAAAGATTGAGGACCTACTTCCTCCCTTAATCCCATGTATGGGATTCTTTTATATGCCCTCTTATGATACCTATGCATTAACATACCCAAAAGTGTCAACACAAGAAACCCAAAACCAACAATTGAACCACTGGCAATTAGGATTCCTTGGCTGATCTCTCTCCCTTTTCTGTCCCTTTTAGGCTGAATTCCTTCATCACCGGACATGGATCTCCCGACCTTGACCAAAGCCAGATTGGAACCATCATCCATAtttcttcttccaaatctcaaaGGCAACCTCTGCAGTCGGCAACGTCCTCCCCCGAAAAATGCAACATCACAGTTACAATCCTGCATGCAGGCTTGCTCACAATTTTCTTTCAGGGGAATTTGCAGATTCGAATATGTATTAACTTCCCATTCGGTATTGGGAACTTGTTGGATTACGATGTTTCCTCTGTCACCTTTGCAGCTTTTGAGAGTTGGGAAATCCTTTTTACAGCCAGAAGACTGATTCTGTggagaaacataagaaaatcCAGGAAGACATTTGCAACTAGGTTCCATATCATTTAACACACAATAGCTATTTACACCACATATTCCCATGGGCAGGCACTTATTTTCTGTGGATGATTCCAAAACTGACCAGTTCCCAGTGTGTGTTAGATTGTATAAATACAATCTGAATATACCATCAGAATCGATTCTTAACATGGAACGAATGGGATCAGTTCCTCTGCTTTTGAATATGTCCTTTATATTGAAACCAGTAGCATTGAGAAGGTAAACATGTCCATCACGATCGAGATTTAGTGTCACATTATCGCCTTGTCCATACGTATTAGATGAGTAATATGCATACTGTGCTACCCCGGGGACTCCCACAGGATACTGCACAAGATTACCATCTGTTTGCATGCTCAGGCGGAAAATTCCAGGCGATTTGTCAGATTCTGAAATGCTGGAGACAAGCTGATTCCCTGCTTGAAGTTGTTGAGTTGGCAAAAGGGTATCAGTCGGATGCTGGAAACTCTCCCATATTGTTTGACCATTAGAATTATTAATCATAAAGTTGCCAGAGTCGAACAAAAATGCTGAAGCTGCAGCCACACCAGCATCAGGAAAAACATCTTGAATGTTTTGGCCTTGTGCTCCTGATTGCAAGATAAAGCCAGATTCAGCAGAAAAGAGCAATGTCACGTTGCCTGATACAGGTGGTTGATCTCTGTTGGCAGTCCAGACGACCGTCCCAGCAACAGATATCCCAATACGGAACCCATCTCCCTGAGGAAAAAACCCCAAGGTGTAAAATCCAGAAGGTGAAAACCAAGAGGAGTTGATGGAGTTGGGTTTCAATGAAGATCCTATTCCTATTATGGTGCTGCTTATATTTGTGTGTCTTTGCTGAGCTGATGCTGTGGAAAGTGTGGAAACAAAgataaagaataataataagATGGAAGCCATCAAATTGTGTGCATTTGGGGTTTAAAGTTTCAATCCTGAGAGATGTTCATTTAAAACAGCAAAAAGATTGATTATTATTTGGTTTACAATTCAAAGTTTGATGGTCTTTCCTTGATGGTATACAATTCAAACCCTTTTCACGGTTTTAAACAAGCAAACAACTAATGTGGAAAAATGGGTCCTTGATAACAACGGGAGTGGATTGGGAAAAAACAAATAAAGGCTGAAATTTTGACGCAAAAGGATCAAATAAGTGCTAAATCATATCCAAActatatcatttttatattttatattttgcttgtaaaataattaaattaattgataaaatgtaataaaaataaatagaagtcAAAATTTTGATAGAAACTCTTATAAATAGTGGCAAAAAATTTGATTGAACCCCTCAACATAGTATTAATACATTGATATTTTATACTAACATATAAAAATGATGTATTGATAACAAAACATTTTACGGTTgaatataatataatagttttaaGATTTTAtgtatcaaaatataaaaataatatagtataaaaaaatatagtgtATTTTTAAGGTTGATTTAAACATTGATTTGAACATGAGTTAATTGACGCTTCATATTAACTAGAGACTGAGTTAATACAATTTGGGTTACATTAACCCTTTATTCTAGAAAAAAACCTTAGCTGACTGATTCAAAGTTTTTTGGTATGCAATTCAAAGTTTGAAGCTTTTGGTGGTTTGCAAGTCAATGCTGCAATTTGTCACACATTTTCAAAAAGTAAATTACACCCGTGGCCATAgaactttatctattttaacattataatcattgaacttcaattcttaacggtatgaaactttacactttttaataccggtggtCACTCAACGCCTTAAAACGGCCGTTAAAGGTCTGAAAATAACaaatttgaagagttaatgatattatgaagaattttaatttttgaaaattttcattttgaggtcatttatgtgttgtttagttaggaaaaagagtgaatttttagaaagagaaaacttcaaaaaatgtgattttgtaaaataaaaaacgtagtttcatggtaaatattattctgaacaactttaatttcttaatattttcattttgaggtcgttaacggtcatttcgagaagttagttaaaattgagttgccaccggtattaaaaaatgtaaaatgcagtgatcataccgttaagaattaaaatttaatggtgacaatattaaaattggtaaagtttaggggtcatgagtgtaatttacctcaTTTTGAAACCCTTTTGATGGTTTATTGAAAAAAGCGTCCTTGACGACAACGGGAGTGGTCCTGGGAAAAACTTAGCTGACTCATTcaactttttattattattattattcttataACTTGAAAATACATATTaaaattagggtaattaatttattagtccttatattttgacaaaacatactgtttagtccctgtattttaaaaaacaaatggtaaggtccctaaatggtaaggtccctaacatttttctcagtgaactgtttagtcctttcgtctgtttattagattttttaccgtttattaattcgaaaatgactaaattaccctttactatttactttcaaatttcagaagagaaaatccaatttagaagaataaGCTATTTGTatagagaacaagaaaaagaacagacccaatgcttacgaatttgaacgattaagaagaaaatcaagaagaagaacactcaaagttgatttcagacgTATTAGAgtttaaaagaaaggaaaataaaggaaaagaagaacacaaatccaaattgactaacagaatcttcatgagagtttaacggcagggactaaacagttcaccgagaaaaaatattagggactaaacagttcatagAGAAAAAGGTTATGgactttaccatgtgttttttaaaatacagggactaaacagtgttttctgtcaaAATActgagactaataaattaattacccttaaaatTATCACAAACAGAATTTAGGTTAAAACCATTcaaaaatccttcaattttgaGTAATGTTCTACCAAAATTCCAAAACTTTTGTCcgaaaaaactgaaaaaaacataaaatcgcagagattttttatttttattttttttgaagcaatTAAGCTGAATTATTAAATAAAGCATCACAAATGAAGAAAGGTGGACTGTTCGTCCATTCCATGGTACCAGACAAAGAAAGCGTTACTCtaacaagttcatgaacaacGACATTCGTTGAACGCCTAACGAAGCTGACTTTAACGTTAgagaaaaattcaaaaaccaCTTGCAATCGTTGATAATAGTACCATAAGCTCATCTGAAGTTTGGCTCATAAATATGAGTAACCACATTGGCAGAATCTGACTCCACCACAACCCCATCCAATCCCTTCCCTTTAATCCAACTAAATGCTTTCTGAATACCCACGACTTCACCCTCCCGAGGCTGAAACAAACCGGGCGGCTTCCGCGCAAAAGCACCACGGAAAATGTCATTGCTATCTCTCAACATAGCCCCAATTCCTTTAAAATTAACCTTTTTAAAGTAATTTATTCATCCGGGTTAATGATTCTCTGATTTTAGAAACGAGGAAGGCGGTACTGGACATTGGGTTTAAATTTTCATTTCCATTACCAATGAGTGTAAAATTAAGGCTTGATACATTATTTGGCAtttgaatttgttcaaaaagtttgatatcTGTTCTAAACTTTAAAAGCGTCTCAATAGCCCCtcaaattacataaaatacaTAGTTAAACCCataaatttatgtaaaatatataatcaattaatcactaagttgcaaaaaaaaaaaagtaaaacaaccatGGTCGGGTTAATGTGATTCTAATAGAGAAGATCAGTTTTATAGTTTAACAAAAAcctcttttttaatatattatgtgaattatataataacatttttaAGGCGCGTGCAACAGATCTTCCACAacagtttactttttttttttttttttttttgcaaccgaatgaAATCTAGATACCAAAATATGATTTaagataaagttcaggtaccattggtgtaatttacttttagaatttgttacacctgtgaccactgaactttaagaaTGGAAATTGTTCATAACGATATTTACCAtgtaaccacattttttattttctaaaatcacaatttttggaagtttctctctctaaaaattcattttctctcctaaccaaacaacacttaaatgatctAAAAacgaattttttaaaaaaaaataaagttgtttagaatatcactaatttttagaaatttttattttgagacagTCAACAGATATTTTGAAACGTTGATTGAAAGTGTAaatatttacattttttaaaaagGTTGAATGAcaaaaaaattgtgaaaattGCTTGTCGATTGTGAAAATTGTGAAAATTGTGTAAATATTTACATTAATGTGATTCTAATAGAGAAGATCAGTTTTATAGTTTAACAAAAAcctcttttttaatatattatgtgaattatataataacatttttaAGGCGCGTGCAACAGATCTTCCACAacagtttactttttttttttttttttttgcaaccgaatgaAATCTAGATACCAAAATATGATTTaagataaagt comes from the Euphorbia lathyris chromosome 5, ddEupLath1.1, whole genome shotgun sequence genome and includes:
- the LOC136228548 gene encoding G-type lectin S-receptor-like serine/threonine-protein kinase LECRK3, with the translated sequence MASILLLFFIFVSTLSTASAQQRHTNISSTIIGIGSSLKPNSINSSWFSPSGFYTLGFFPQGDGFRIGISVAGTVVWTANRDQPPVSGNVTLLFSAESGFILQSGAQGQNIQDVFPDAGVAAASAFLFDSGNFMINNSNGQTIWESFQHPTDTLLPTQQLQAGNQLVSSISESDKSPGIFRLSMQTDGNLVQYPVGVPGVAQYAYYSSNTYGQGDNVTLNLDRDGHVYLLNATGFNIKDIFKSRGTDPIRSMLRIDSDGIFRLYLYNLTHTGNWSVLESSTENKCLPMGICGVNSYCVLNDMEPSCKCLPGFSYVSPQNQSSGCKKDFPTLKSCKGDRGNIVIQQVPNTEWEVNTYSNLQIPLKENCEQACMQDCNCDVAFFGGGRCRLQRLPLRFGRRNMDDGSNLALVKVGRSMSGDEGIQPKRDRKGREISQGILIASGSIVGFGFLVLTLLGMLMHRYHKRAYKRIPYMGLREEVGPQSFRYEELETVTDGFKEKIGRGAFGAVYKGVIPNTQKVVAVKKLEKVLEEGEREFQTEMKVIGKTHHKNLVQLLGYCNEGPNRLLVYEFMSSGSLADVLFSPEKRPCFVERMEIARNIAKGILYLHEECETQIIHCDIKPQNILLDEFRCPKISDFGLAKLLKQEQTKTFTGIRGTRGYLAPEWHRNLPVTVKADIYSFGVMLLEITCCRKNVDYSVGDDESILVECIYDCFVGDGINKLITDIDEVDKKHVDRMIKVGIWCTLDEPSLRPSMKKVVLMLEGTIDIPMPPPPTSFLTSI